Proteins from one Erysipelothrix larvae genomic window:
- a CDS encoding RNA polymerase sigma factor, producing the protein MRDDLFLKVLNQNKDPMFRYCVSITHNFHDAEDLVQEAFIKLYELEIDDETHAKNWLYKVCHNAGVLEYAVPMYRFHVYVEGVAIDGEELLVELFVPAL; encoded by the coding sequence ATGAGAGACGATTTATTTTTAAAGGTTTTGAATCAAAACAAAGATCCGATGTTTCGCTATTGTGTTTCAATCACACATAATTTTCATGATGCAGAGGATTTGGTTCAAGAAGCATTTATAAAATTATATGAATTAGAAATTGACGATGAAACGCATGCCAAAAATTGGCTGTATAAAGTCTGCCATAATGCAGGGGTACTTGAATACGCAGTCCCTATGTATCGCTTCCATGTTTATGTTGAAGGTGTTGCGATTGATGGGGAGGAACTCCTGGTTGAGCTCTTTGTTCCTGCGCTTTAA
- the tig gene encoding trigger factor translates to MKSTWTLNENSTGKLIVEVEPKAWQEAQEKAMDALIKNVEIEGFRKGHAPKKLAAKQVNPQSVMLDAVNVVANDAFVAGIVEHKLEPVSQPALDIQAMTQEALTLTFDITIKPEVELGEYKGIKVKAEEIVVTDEEVEHELTHIQEENAEFVVVEEGVVEDGNTVVIDFEGFKDGEAFEGGKGENYSLEIGSNSFIPGFEEALIGLKSGEEKDIELSFPEGYHVEELAGQPVVFHVVLHEVKVRELPEINDDLVALLEDESISTLDELKAKIKHDLEHQREHQEEDRVNDVLVNTIIENAKVDVPEVMITEELDQMFNEFNQRLAQQGMNFELYSQILNQTEEDVKEQMKEDADKRVRTRLVLEKIADVEGLKAEEEDVEKEYESISQMYGIELDQVKQIVSVEAVTYELLLRKAIELVQSTRV, encoded by the coding sequence ATGAAATCTACATGGACTTTAAATGAAAACTCAACAGGGAAATTGATCGTTGAGGTTGAACCAAAAGCGTGGCAAGAAGCGCAAGAAAAAGCGATGGATGCTTTAATTAAGAATGTTGAAATTGAAGGATTCCGTAAGGGCCATGCACCTAAGAAATTGGCTGCAAAACAAGTAAATCCACAAAGTGTAATGCTTGATGCGGTAAACGTTGTCGCAAATGATGCATTTGTTGCAGGGATTGTTGAACACAAATTAGAACCTGTATCACAACCTGCTTTAGACATTCAAGCAATGACACAAGAAGCATTAACACTTACATTTGATATCACCATTAAACCAGAAGTTGAATTGGGTGAATACAAAGGGATTAAAGTTAAAGCTGAAGAAATCGTAGTAACTGATGAAGAAGTTGAACACGAATTAACACACATCCAAGAAGAAAACGCAGAATTTGTTGTCGTTGAAGAAGGCGTTGTTGAAGATGGTAACACAGTTGTTATCGACTTTGAAGGATTCAAAGACGGTGAAGCATTCGAGGGTGGTAAAGGTGAGAACTATTCATTAGAAATCGGTTCAAACTCATTCATTCCTGGATTTGAAGAAGCATTAATTGGATTAAAATCTGGTGAGGAAAAAGATATTGAATTATCATTCCCAGAAGGCTATCATGTTGAAGAACTTGCTGGACAACCTGTTGTATTCCATGTGGTACTGCATGAAGTAAAAGTGCGTGAGTTACCTGAAATCAATGATGACTTAGTAGCATTATTAGAAGACGAAAGCATTTCAACACTTGATGAGTTGAAAGCGAAGATCAAACATGATCTTGAACACCAACGTGAACACCAAGAAGAAGATCGCGTGAACGATGTATTGGTTAACACAATCATTGAAAATGCGAAGGTTGATGTCCCTGAAGTAATGATTACTGAAGAACTTGACCAAATGTTTAACGAATTCAATCAACGTCTTGCCCAACAAGGTATGAACTTTGAACTTTATTCACAAATCTTAAATCAAACTGAAGAAGATGTTAAAGAACAAATGAAGGAAGATGCTGACAAGCGTGTTCGTACACGTTTAGTTCTTGAAAAGATCGCAGATGTAGAAGGCTTAAAAGCTGAAGAAGAAGATGTTGAAAAAGAATATGAGTCAATTTCACAAATGTATGGCATTGAACTTGATCAAGTAAAACAAATTGTCTCAGTTGAAGCAGTAACTTATGAATTGTTATTGCGTAAAGCGATTGAGCTCGTACAAAGTACGCGAGTTTAA
- the lon gene encoding endopeptidase La, with protein MSEMNTMNVPVVATRGIILFPNQEILIEVGRDKSMNAVEEAEKFFNGHVLLVSQTDIMVDEPHEQDLFKYGTLVQIKNVKRKTGFLRVTFGGLQRARIDSLNEDSQMFFASVTLLEDEMGDHDEEVALIRTITNEIQKMSPQNVSIPREIVNQFTMGISSTQLADQFSQYFPLQLDRKQQLLETLNVNERLMMIIQEIQREKTLTTIESDINERVKGRIEENQREYYLREKMRAIREELGDVADVGEDTDEFRQLIENNPYPENIKQKALEELQRYEMLPQASGESGVVRSYLEWLLKTPWWQETNDDEDLNKVRNVLDSDHYGLEKVKDRIMEYLAVKQMTGTLDAPILCLVGPPGVGKTSLATSISHALNRKFVKASLGGVRDEAEIRGHRRTYLGSMPGRIIQGMKKAGVVNPVFLLDEIDKMASDYKGDPSSAMLEVLDPEQNKLFSDHYLEEPYDLSKVMFVATANYLGDIPEALRDRLEIIQLSSYTEDEKVNIARKHLVPKQLRVNGLNETQFTLSDDMLRYLIRHYTREAGVRQLERVIASLCRKTVLAILKDSKASIDVTEAMITEWLGKTIFEYGQKEQKNQVGVVTGLAYTSFGGDVLPVEVTYFDGKGRLIVTGQLGDVMKESAEIAFGFVKSHAKQLEIESDFFEKHDIHIHVPEGAVPKDGPSAGITLTTALISAITNREVYSDIAMTGEVTLRGNVLPIGGLKEKSLAAHRVGINRIVIPKMNMKDMDDIPQVVKDSVKFIPVESMEQVLKEALVQ; from the coding sequence ATGAGCGAAATGAATACAATGAATGTTCCTGTTGTCGCAACAAGAGGGATTATTCTATTCCCAAACCAAGAAATATTAATTGAAGTAGGACGCGATAAGAGCATGAATGCAGTTGAAGAAGCCGAAAAATTCTTCAATGGTCATGTACTTTTAGTCAGCCAAACGGATATTATGGTCGATGAACCCCATGAACAAGATTTGTTCAAATATGGTACATTGGTTCAAATTAAAAATGTAAAACGCAAAACAGGATTCTTACGTGTAACCTTTGGCGGATTACAACGCGCACGCATTGATTCATTAAATGAAGACAGTCAAATGTTCTTTGCGAGTGTTACACTTCTTGAAGATGAGATGGGTGACCACGATGAAGAAGTTGCATTAATTCGTACGATTACCAATGAAATTCAAAAAATGTCACCACAAAATGTCAGCATTCCACGTGAGATTGTCAATCAATTTACGATGGGAATTTCTTCAACACAGCTTGCAGATCAATTCTCACAATACTTCCCATTACAATTGGATCGTAAACAACAATTGCTTGAAACTTTAAATGTGAATGAACGTTTAATGATGATTATTCAAGAAATTCAACGTGAGAAAACACTCACAACCATTGAATCGGATATTAACGAACGTGTTAAAGGACGCATTGAAGAAAATCAACGTGAATACTATTTGCGTGAAAAGATGCGTGCGATTCGTGAAGAATTGGGTGATGTGGCTGATGTGGGTGAAGATACCGATGAATTCCGTCAGTTAATCGAAAACAACCCATATCCTGAAAACATTAAACAAAAAGCACTTGAAGAACTTCAACGTTATGAAATGTTACCGCAGGCATCCGGTGAATCGGGTGTGGTGCGTTCTTACTTAGAATGGCTCTTAAAAACACCATGGTGGCAAGAAACCAACGATGATGAAGATCTCAACAAAGTGCGTAATGTCTTAGATTCTGATCATTATGGACTTGAAAAAGTCAAAGATCGTATTATGGAATACCTTGCTGTGAAGCAAATGACGGGTACCCTTGATGCACCAATTCTATGTCTTGTAGGGCCTCCAGGGGTAGGGAAAACATCCCTTGCAACCTCAATCTCACATGCACTCAACCGTAAGTTTGTGAAAGCATCTTTAGGTGGAGTTCGTGATGAAGCAGAAATCCGTGGACACCGTCGTACTTACTTAGGATCAATGCCAGGTCGTATTATTCAAGGGATGAAAAAAGCAGGTGTTGTTAACCCTGTATTCCTTCTTGATGAAATTGACAAAATGGCATCCGACTACAAAGGCGATCCATCAAGTGCAATGCTTGAAGTCTTGGATCCAGAACAAAACAAACTCTTTAGCGATCACTACTTAGAAGAACCTTATGATCTTTCGAAAGTAATGTTTGTCGCAACCGCAAACTACTTAGGTGATATTCCTGAGGCCCTTCGTGACCGATTGGAAATCATTCAACTCAGCTCATATACTGAAGATGAGAAAGTAAATATTGCCCGTAAGCACTTAGTACCAAAACAACTTCGTGTTAATGGATTAAATGAAACACAATTCACACTCAGTGATGACATGCTTCGTTACCTAATCCGTCACTACACACGTGAAGCAGGGGTACGTCAATTAGAACGTGTCATCGCATCACTATGCCGTAAGACGGTACTTGCGATTCTTAAAGATTCAAAAGCATCCATCGATGTAACCGAAGCCATGATTACTGAATGGCTTGGTAAGACAATCTTTGAGTATGGTCAAAAAGAACAAAAGAATCAAGTCGGTGTTGTGACTGGACTTGCGTATACCTCATTTGGTGGTGATGTACTTCCAGTTGAAGTAACCTACTTTGACGGTAAAGGTCGCCTTATTGTTACAGGACAATTGGGTGATGTGATGAAGGAATCTGCAGAGATTGCCTTTGGATTTGTGAAGAGCCATGCGAAACAACTTGAAATCGAATCCGATTTCTTTGAAAAACATGACATCCACATTCACGTTCCTGAAGGAGCGGTACCTAAAGATGGTCCATCTGCAGGAATTACCCTTACAACCGCATTGATTAGTGCCATTACAAATCGTGAAGTTTATTCAGATATCGCAATGACGGGTGAAGTTACCCTTCGTGGTAATGTTCTTCCTATTGGTGGTCTCAAAGAGAAATCTCTTGCAGCACATCGTGTGGGGATTAACCGCATTGTGATTCCAAAGATGAACATGAAAGATATGGATGACATTCCTCAAGTTGTGAAGGATAGTGTCAAATTTATTCCGGTTGAATCCATGGAACAAGTGCTCAAGGAAGCACTCGTTCAATAA
- the yihA gene encoding ribosome biogenesis GTP-binding protein YihA/YsxC: MLQAQNAQLILSAAHSSQFPETTKPEVVMVGKSNVGKSSLINALTNRKRLAYVGQRPGKTRLINFFDINEDLLLVDVPGYGFANRSKQEQIDYGKLMDSYYQLRHPALMLLLVDCRRGMADEDYLMLEFAFHHDIDTAIVLTKTDKLSRSKVVSLQRNIERDTDLEVFLFSAIGPNQVDKITNRIQKVCR, from the coding sequence ATGCTCCAAGCACAAAATGCGCAGCTGATTCTTTCTGCTGCGCATTCTTCTCAATTCCCCGAAACTACAAAACCGGAAGTTGTAATGGTAGGGAAATCAAATGTTGGGAAATCATCCTTGATCAATGCACTGACTAACCGAAAACGTTTAGCTTATGTGGGTCAAAGACCTGGGAAAACACGACTCATTAATTTCTTTGATATTAATGAAGATTTATTGCTTGTGGACGTTCCAGGATATGGCTTTGCCAACCGTTCGAAACAAGAACAAATCGACTATGGAAAACTCATGGACTCCTACTATCAACTCAGACATCCAGCCTTAATGCTTTTACTGGTAGATTGTAGACGAGGGATGGCAGATGAAGATTATTTAATGCTTGAGTTTGCCTTTCACCATGACATTGATACCGCAATTGTACTCACAAAAACAGACAAATTATCACGTTCAAAAGTGGTTTCACTGCAACGCAACATCGAACGGGATACGGATCTTGAAGTGTTTTTATTCAGTGCAATTGGTCCCAATCAAGTTGATAAAATAACAAACCGAATCCAAAAGGTCTGTCGCTGA
- a CDS encoding GNAT family N-acetyltransferase, with protein sequence MKHWIETERIILRPITLEDARDMFEYAHDHEVCRYVTWDAHQSVEQTQAIIRDFFLPKESNEAWIPTFAVVLKDTHKMIGTCDTVAPITIDGNVEIGYSLNRTYWNHGYATESCKALCAYLFNEEGVRRIKIRHHVDNIGSRRVIEKCGFIKEGVERQLVKFEDGYADIAIYSMFKEELK encoded by the coding sequence ATGAAACATTGGATTGAAACTGAACGTATAATCCTAAGACCAATTACCCTTGAGGATGCGCGTGATATGTTTGAGTATGCACACGATCACGAAGTGTGTCGCTATGTAACCTGGGATGCGCATCAATCGGTGGAACAAACTCAAGCCATTATTCGTGATTTCTTTTTACCAAAAGAATCCAATGAAGCATGGATTCCCACTTTTGCGGTAGTCCTTAAAGACACCCATAAAATGATTGGAACCTGTGATACTGTGGCACCAATAACGATCGATGGTAACGTAGAAATTGGCTATTCGCTAAACAGAACATATTGGAATCATGGCTATGCGACGGAAAGCTGTAAAGCTTTATGTGCCTATCTCTTTAATGAAGAGGGTGTCCGTCGCATCAAAATACGACACCATGTAGATAACATTGGGTCACGACGTGTTATTGAGAAATGTGGGTTTATTAAAGAAGGCGTCGAAAGACAACTGGTGAAATTTGAAGATGGCTATGCTGATATTGCCATTTACAGCATGTTTAAGGAGGAATTAAAATGA